One genomic segment of Aquamicrobium sp. includes these proteins:
- a CDS encoding helix-turn-helix transcriptional regulator: MQDTPEKFIALNEAANRLGIHLWALRRAVKRGHVPSYAPFGKRRLVRLSEVVATIETFRQGGSDER; the protein is encoded by the coding sequence ATGCAGGACACCCCCGAAAAATTCATCGCGCTCAACGAAGCCGCAAACCGGCTCGGTATTCACCTTTGGGCTCTGCGCCGCGCTGTAAAGCGTGGTCACGTCCCGAGCTATGCGCCGTTTGGAAAACGCCGCTTGGTCCGGCTTTCCGAAGTCGTCGCCACAATCGAAACCTTCCGGCAGGGAGGTTCCGATGAGCGCTGA